The Agrobacterium vitis sequence CGATTATCCGGTCATTCAAGGTGCCTTGCTGGTGATTGCTGGTCTCTATGTGCTGGTGAATTTCGCCATTGATATGCTCTATCTGCTGATTGATCCGAGGGTGCGTTACTGATGACCCAACCCATATCGTTTGAGAGCACACCCCCACTGCAATCGGAAACCATGCGTTTTCTGCGCCGCCTTTTGCGCCGCAAGACGGTGGCGATTGGCCTGTGCATTCTCGCCATCTTCGTGCTGCTGGCGGTGTTGGCGCCGTGGATTGCCCCTTATTCTCCCTACAAACTTTCGATCATGAACCGGCTCAAACCACCGAGTGGAATCTACTGGTTTGGCACGGATGAGTTTGGACGCGATGTATTTTCGCGCACGATTTATGCGGGGCGGTTGTCTTTGCTGGTTGGGGCGTCCGTGGTGGTGCTGTCATCGCTGATCGGCGTAACGCTTGGGCTTCTGGCAGGCTTTTTTCACCGTCTGGATACCCCCATCGCCCGGCTGATTGATGCGATGATGGCTTTCCCGGATATTCTTCTCGCAATCGCCCTTGTGGCCGCGCTTGGGCCATCGCTCACCACCGTGATCATTGCCCTTTCAGTGGTTTATGCACCCCGCTTGGCCCGCATTGTGCGAGCTTCCACGCTGGTGATCCGTGAGTTGCCCTATATCGAAGCGGCCCGTGCGCTTGGTATTTCCACCACACACATCATGGTGCGGCATGTGCTGCGCAATCTGATGTCGCCCATTCTGGTGCAGGCTACATTTTTGTTTGCCAGCGCCATGCTGGCCGAGGCGGGCCTGTCGTTTCTGGGCGTTGGCGTCAGCCCGGAAATCCCCACCTGGGGCACCATGATTGCGGCTGGTCGGCAATATGTCGATCAGGCCGATTGGATGACGCTGTTTCCCGGCTTTGCCATCATTCTCTCTGTGATGTCGCTTCAGATCGTCGGAGACGGTTTGCGCGACATGCTCGACCCAAGACTGCAAAAGGATATTTGACCATGCTGCCTCAGGAACAAGGCTCTGGCCTCCTGCTGTTAAAAAACCTCCGCCCTCTGGCCTTTGGCGAGGCAACACCCCCGCAGGCCATCGATATTTTGATCGGCGCGGATGGCAAGATCATCAAGGTCGGGCAAGATATTGCTCTGACAGAAGATGCCGAAGTGATCGACGGCAAAGGGGCCTGGATATCGCCCGGCTGGGTCGATCTGCATGTGCATATCTGGCATGGCGGCACGGATATTTCCATTCGCCCATCGGAATGCGGAGCCGAGCGCGGCGTGACCACGCTGGTCGATGCAGGCTCCGCTGGAGAAGCCAATTTCCACGGCTTTCGCGAATATATCATTGAACCATCACGAGAGCGGATCAAAGCCTTCTTGAACCTCGGCTCGATTGGTCTGGTGGCCTGCAACCGCGTGCCGGAACTGCGAGACATCAAGGATATTGATCTCGACCGCATTCTGGAATGCTACGCCGATAACAGCGAGCATATCGTGGGCCTCAAAGTTCGGGCCAGCCACGTCATCACCGGATCATGGGGCGTAACCCCGGTCAAACTCGGCAAGAAAATCGCCAAAATCCTGAAAATTCCGATGATGGTGCATGTTGGCGAACCACCAGCGCTTTATGATGAAGTGCTGGAAATTCTAGGCCCCGGCGATGTCGTGACCCATTGCTTCAACGGCAAGGCCGGGTCCAGCATTATGGAAGACGAAGACCTCTATAACCTCGCCGAGCGCTGCGCTGGCGAAGGAATCCGGCTGGATATCGGCCATGGTGGTGCGTCCTTCTCGTTCAAGGTCGCGGAAGCGGCCATCAAACGAGGGCTTTTGCCTTTTTCCATCTCCACCGATCTGCATGGCCATTCGATGAATTTCCCGGTCTGGGATCTGGCCACCACCATGTCCAAACTGCTCTCGGTGGGCATGCCGTTTGAGAAGGTGGTCGAGGCGGTGACCCATGCACCAGCCTCCGTCATCCGCCTGTCGATGCAGGATCGGCTGGTGCCGGGAGCGCGGGCCGATTTCACCATTTTCGATCTGGTCGATGCCGATCTCGAGGCAACCGATTCCAATGGCGATGTTGCCCGCCTCACCCAGCTGTTTGAGCCACGCCATGCCGTGATTGGCCGCGAGGCCATTGCCGCCAGCCGCTACATTCCGCGCGCCCGCAAACTGGTGCGCCACAGCCATGGGTATTCGTGGCGTTGAAATGCATTCAAAAATTCTAGAATTGGAAACCGCGTGAGCATGACTTCACCCTCTACCGATGCCGGATTGCCAACACCCTATGAGCGCCTAGCCGCTCTGGGCATTGCGCTGCCGCCATCGCCACCGCCAATCGCCAATTTCGTCACCCATGTGCGGGAAGGCAATCTGCTGTTTTTATCCGGTCAGGGACCGCGTGAGGCCGATGGCTTTCTCTATTCCGGCAAGGTTGGTGACGACGTGCCGCTGGAAGATGCCTATCGCCACGCTCGCCTCACTGGCATCAACCTGATTGCCGTGATGCATGATGCCTTGGGCGATCTCGCCCGCGTGCGCAAAATTGTCAAAATGCTCGGCATGGTCAATGCCACTCCGGATTTTCGCGATCATCCGCAGGTGATCAATGGCTGTTCAGACCTGTTCATGGAGGTATTTGGTCAAGCGGGTCAGCACGCCCGCTCGGCGGTTGGGTTTGGCTCGCTGCCGGGCAATATCACCGTGGAAATCGAAGTGATTGTGGCATTGCACGAATGAAAAAGGCCCTCTCAGTGACCCCGCCAGCCCATGCGCTTTTCGATGCGCTCCGCCGAGGCCTTGACATAGCCCACATAGGGATTGCCGTCAGAAAACGCCTTTTGCTCTGGCAAGACGATGGAGATGGTTGCAACACACACACCATCCCGATCACAAATCGGCGAGGCAATGCAGGCCACCGCATAATCGGATTCACCGGCCTGAATGGACAGCCGCTGCTGAAAGGCCCGTACCGCCGCATCGGAGAGCGTTTGCGCATCAACCTCGGCACGCCCGGTTGGCGACGAGCGGGCGCAATGGGCAAACAGCTCCACGCGCTCTTTTTCCGGCAAATGGCCAACGAGAAGGCGGCCAGAGGCCGTCCAGTTCAGCGGCACACGGGTGCCAACCCGCGAGGCAACCTGAAAATGGCTTGGCCCCTCGGCCATGGCCAGCACCAGCATATGGTCATTGTCGCGCCCGCACACTTGCACGGTCTCGCCCGCTTCGCGGCACAGATCATGCATTTCCTGCGTGGCAATGCCGATGAAATCCAGCGAGCGGGAATAGGCAAGGCCGTAATGGTAAAGCCGTGGGCCGAGCCAGATGGCTCCGTCACCACTGCGGGTCAGCATGTTCTTGTCCACCAGATCATCAATGATGGTGTAAATGGTGGACAATGGCGCGCCAACCGCCTTGGCAATGGCGTAAGGACCAACGGGCGCGCCCGTTTCATACAGATGATCCAGCACCTGCAAGGCGCGGTCCATGCCGCTGACCCGCGAGCGCCGCTCCGCCGGGGCCTCAACGGGCTGGCTGTCTGCGGCAACCGATACCGTGCGTGCCTTGCTATCCATCATGCGATCCTTACCTGAATGATCGGCTATTACATTATAACGGCATAGCTGTCGATTGTAGAAATGACGGGCCTTTGCCCACAAGAAGTGGAAAAGCTTATGACCAACGATATTCGCACCCAGCTCGGCCTACGCCCGGTGATCAATGTTTCCGGCACCATGACCAGCCTTGGCGCATCCATAGTGGTGCCAGACGCCATTGCCGCCATGACGGCCATTCTGCCGCAATTTGTGGAAATCAGTGATCTTCAGCGCAAGGCCAGCGCCATTATTGCTCGGCTAACCGGGGCGGAAGCAGGCTTTATTACTGCCTCTTGCTCGGCTGGCATCAGCCTTGCCGTGGCAGGCACCATTACCGGACCAGATCTGCTGGCCATTGAAAAACTGCCCGATGTCAGCACGACCAAAAACGAAGTGCTGGTACAGATGGGCCATCTGGTCAGCTACGGTGCCCCGGTGGATCAATCCATCCGTTTGGGTGGTGGCAAGGTGGTGCTGGTCGGCCAAGCGACCTCCGCCCATCGCTACCATATGGAAAATGCCATTACCGAAAACACCGCCGCCGCCGTTTATGTCGTTTCGCACCACGTGGTGCATTACGGGCTTCTGCATCTGAAGGAATTTGTCGAAATTGCCCATGCGCGCGGCGTGCCGGTGATTGTCGATGCCGCATCGGAATATGACCTGCGGATTTTCATCGATCAGGGGGCCGATATTGCTCTTTATTCCGGCCATAAATTCCTCGGCGGCCCCACATCGGGCATTGTTGCCGGGCGCAAGGATCTGGTGCGCAATGCCTATTTGCAAAACATGGGCATTGGCCGTGGCATGAAAGTGGGAAAGGAAAGCGTCTTTGGCGTCATGGCAGCTCTTGAGGCTTGGGAAAAGCGTGACCATGCGAGCGTGCGCGCCATTGAAACCAGCTATCTGCATCTGTGGAAAGAAGCACTGGATGGCCGCCCCGGTGTAACGGCGCTGATTGAGCCGGACCCAACCCACAATCCGCTGGATCGCCTGCGGGTGATCCTCTCACCACAAGAAGCGCA is a genomic window containing:
- a CDS encoding ABC transporter permease, whose translation is MTQPISFESTPPLQSETMRFLRRLLRRKTVAIGLCILAIFVLLAVLAPWIAPYSPYKLSIMNRLKPPSGIYWFGTDEFGRDVFSRTIYAGRLSLLVGASVVVLSSLIGVTLGLLAGFFHRLDTPIARLIDAMMAFPDILLAIALVAALGPSLTTVIIALSVVYAPRLARIVRASTLVIRELPYIEAARALGISTTHIMVRHVLRNLMSPILVQATFLFASAMLAEAGLSFLGVGVSPEIPTWGTMIAAGRQYVDQADWMTLFPGFAIILSVMSLQIVGDGLRDMLDPRLQKDI
- a CDS encoding amidohydrolase/deacetylase family metallohydrolase → MLPQEQGSGLLLLKNLRPLAFGEATPPQAIDILIGADGKIIKVGQDIALTEDAEVIDGKGAWISPGWVDLHVHIWHGGTDISIRPSECGAERGVTTLVDAGSAGEANFHGFREYIIEPSRERIKAFLNLGSIGLVACNRVPELRDIKDIDLDRILECYADNSEHIVGLKVRASHVITGSWGVTPVKLGKKIAKILKIPMMVHVGEPPALYDEVLEILGPGDVVTHCFNGKAGSSIMEDEDLYNLAERCAGEGIRLDIGHGGASFSFKVAEAAIKRGLLPFSISTDLHGHSMNFPVWDLATTMSKLLSVGMPFEKVVEAVTHAPASVIRLSMQDRLVPGARADFTIFDLVDADLEATDSNGDVARLTQLFEPRHAVIGREAIAASRYIPRARKLVRHSHGYSWR
- a CDS encoding RidA family protein; translated protein: MTSPSTDAGLPTPYERLAALGIALPPSPPPIANFVTHVREGNLLFLSGQGPREADGFLYSGKVGDDVPLEDAYRHARLTGINLIAVMHDALGDLARVRKIVKMLGMVNATPDFRDHPQVINGCSDLFMEVFGQAGQHARSAVGFGSLPGNITVEIEVIVALHE
- a CDS encoding IclR family transcriptional regulator translates to MDSKARTVSVAADSQPVEAPAERRSRVSGMDRALQVLDHLYETGAPVGPYAIAKAVGAPLSTIYTIIDDLVDKNMLTRSGDGAIWLGPRLYHYGLAYSRSLDFIGIATQEMHDLCREAGETVQVCGRDNDHMLVLAMAEGPSHFQVASRVGTRVPLNWTASGRLLVGHLPEKERVELFAHCARSSPTGRAEVDAQTLSDAAVRAFQQRLSIQAGESDYAVACIASPICDRDGVCVATISIVLPEQKAFSDGNPYVGYVKASAERIEKRMGWRGH
- a CDS encoding aminotransferase class V-fold PLP-dependent enzyme is translated as MTNDIRTQLGLRPVINVSGTMTSLGASIVVPDAIAAMTAILPQFVEISDLQRKASAIIARLTGAEAGFITASCSAGISLAVAGTITGPDLLAIEKLPDVSTTKNEVLVQMGHLVSYGAPVDQSIRLGGGKVVLVGQATSAHRYHMENAITENTAAAVYVVSHHVVHYGLLHLKEFVEIAHARGVPVIVDAASEYDLRIFIDQGADIALYSGHKFLGGPTSGIVAGRKDLVRNAYLQNMGIGRGMKVGKESVFGVMAALEAWEKRDHASVRAIETSYLHLWKEALDGRPGVTALIEPDPTHNPLDRLRVILSPQEAHISAYDLAGALARGNPPIIVRDHEAEHHYFYLDPCNLHPGQELIVRDRLVEELDKARASNEVINTPHEEWGRHRFDSMLRWPD